A section of the Pseudanabaena sp. ABRG5-3 genome encodes:
- a CDS encoding glycosyltransferase, producing the protein MSDLRVLHLIHGLNRGGIETWLISMLREISRDTCAMDFCCKGGDVGVLSDIAKQLGARVFHCPLGFNHPKFGRQFRDILSTQKYTILHNHVEVYSGFPVWVAHGLGIPVISMFHNTHFPAQDRLTKLPILRQLRSLYGAVSIRYALKHSEFITASSQAILDSLAIPKHQLERSRVWYSGVTIADLKGAADKIAFRQSLGWAEDTPIVLHVGRFAEQKNHLGLLKIFEKVRQLIPTAKLLMVGVGPLKPQIEAIATQRGMTDSVRFLGGRDDVPLIMSLCDVFLFPSLHEGFGLVAIEASAAGLPVVGSKIAGLLEAVLDGKTGILHDVNDLEGMAKSVVLLLKDSAYAKSLASAGRERVIQDFSIPTSANRLLEMYQEVLSKSQTS; encoded by the coding sequence ATGAGTGATTTAAGGGTGCTTCATCTTATCCACGGACTAAACAGAGGAGGGATAGAAACTTGGCTAATTTCTATGCTCCGAGAGATCTCTAGGGATACTTGTGCGATGGACTTTTGTTGTAAAGGTGGTGATGTAGGGGTGTTGTCAGATATAGCGAAGCAGCTAGGTGCAAGGGTATTCCATTGTCCTCTAGGGTTCAACCATCCTAAATTTGGAAGACAATTCAGAGATATCTTATCCACACAAAAATATACAATTTTACATAATCATGTCGAAGTCTATAGTGGATTTCCTGTATGGGTCGCGCATGGGCTGGGCATCCCTGTAATTAGTATGTTTCACAATACTCACTTTCCTGCTCAAGATCGATTAACCAAGTTACCAATTTTACGCCAATTGCGATCGCTATATGGTGCTGTTAGTATTCGCTATGCTCTCAAGCATTCTGAATTTATTACCGCATCTTCTCAAGCAATTTTAGATAGCCTAGCAATCCCCAAACATCAGCTAGAGCGCAGTCGTGTTTGGTATAGCGGAGTTACGATCGCTGATCTCAAAGGTGCTGCGGACAAAATAGCCTTTCGCCAATCTTTAGGCTGGGCGGAGGATACGCCAATAGTTTTACACGTGGGACGTTTTGCCGAACAGAAGAATCATCTTGGATTATTAAAAATATTTGAGAAAGTACGCCAGCTAATCCCTACTGCTAAATTATTGATGGTGGGAGTTGGTCCCTTAAAACCACAAATTGAGGCGATCGCTACTCAGCGAGGAATGACAGACTCGGTGCGATTTCTAGGTGGTCGAGATGATGTTCCATTAATTATGAGTCTTTGTGATGTATTTCTATTCCCATCACTACACGAAGGATTTGGACTAGTAGCGATCGAAGCGAGTGCGGCGGGACTGCCTGTCGTCGGGAGCAAAATTGCGGGCTTATTAGAAGCTGTACTTGACGGCAAGACTGGTATTTTGCATGATGTGAACGATCTTGAAGGTATGGCAAAATCGGTTGTTCTGCTTTTAAAAGATTCTGCCTATGCTAAGAGTCTGGCTAGTGCTGGTCGTGAACGTGTAATCCAAGACTTTTCAATTCCCACTAGTGCCAATCGTTTACTAGAGATGTATCAGGAAGTTCTTAGCAAATCTCAAACAAGTTAA
- a CDS encoding MraY family glycosyltransferase — translation MPNSLLLILSFSSFLISLLTVFLIKQGLRESLLDIPNDRSSHTQPTPRGGGLGFIIAFAITSGISVFLFSGSLPLYPLWMTLIPLAVIGIIDDRQGVPSGIRYLVQLVVASITTFYVGVFPQPWLMHLGLFGQIMAIAITLIGMTAIINFYNFMDGLDGLVASCTAIQLGFQAIYLNQTILWLLVAALLGFLIWNWAPAKIFMGDVGSTCLGAIVAFSLLSSHQNTSEVWSALVITLPILGDAVYTLFRRLLNHENIFQAHRSHIYQRLQQSGMSHGQVASIYVVLNLSIAISIINLGTLGAWYGFFGVIVLIILSEFYLSLRLRSQV, via the coding sequence ATGCCTAACAGCTTACTACTCATTCTTTCTTTCAGTAGCTTTCTTATTAGTTTGCTCACGGTTTTCCTGATTAAGCAAGGCTTGAGAGAAAGTTTACTAGATATTCCCAATGATCGTAGTTCGCATACACAACCCACTCCTAGAGGTGGAGGACTAGGATTTATCATTGCCTTTGCTATCACCAGTGGGATTAGCGTTTTTTTGTTTAGCGGCTCTCTCCCCCTCTATCCACTTTGGATGACCTTAATTCCTTTAGCGGTTATCGGCATTATTGACGATCGCCAAGGCGTTCCTTCGGGAATTCGCTACTTAGTCCAGTTAGTAGTTGCAAGCATTACGACCTTCTATGTAGGCGTTTTTCCTCAACCTTGGTTAATGCATTTGGGCTTATTCGGTCAAATTATGGCGATCGCGATCACTCTGATCGGAATGACGGCAATTATTAACTTTTATAACTTCATGGATGGACTAGATGGCTTAGTAGCTAGCTGTACTGCTATCCAACTTGGTTTTCAAGCTATTTATCTCAACCAGACAATTTTATGGCTCTTAGTTGCAGCTTTGTTAGGATTCTTAATTTGGAATTGGGCTCCTGCTAAAATCTTTATGGGAGATGTAGGTAGTACTTGTCTTGGTGCAATCGTCGCTTTTTCTTTGCTCAGTAGCCATCAAAATACTAGTGAAGTTTGGTCAGCATTAGTGATTACCTTACCCATATTAGGTGATGCAGTATATACTCTATTTCGGCGCTTGCTTAACCACGAAAATATTTTTCAAGCCCATCGCAGTCATATCTATCAACGCTTACAACAATCGGGAATGTCTCACGGACAAGTTGCGAGTATTTATGTTGTGCTAAATCTATCAATTGCGATCAGTATTATTAATTTAGGAACTCTAGGAGCTTGGTATGGTTTCTTCGGTGTTATTGTATTAATCATTTTAAGTGAGTTTTATCTCAGCCTTCGACTGAGAAGTCAAGTATAG
- a CDS encoding glycosyltransferase family 4 protein: MKVLLIITRSDTVGGAQVHVKDLACFLQQHGHEVLVITGEKGPFNDFLKSFSIDSNACQCFKQSINPLLDWQTLLFLVKTIRQFQPDIVATHSSKAGILGRLAAKITNIPCVFTAHGWAFTDGIPEPNRSVYEVIEKWVEPITDKVICVSENDRQIALKAGMPADKLVMIHYGIEDVPHHLRSSHQPNNPVRILMVARFDAQKDHATLIKAFQSIENAQLELLGGGPKLEEIKTMVSQMDMTDRVNFRGFCSNVSELLPQGDIFTLITNWEGFPYAIIEAMRAEMPIIASQVGGVAESVIDGVTGYCVPRGDVETLRNRLEKLVNDAQLRREMGIQGRQKYESELTLEQMCTTTLNVYQDVIHRRQLKAK; this comes from the coding sequence ATGAAAGTTCTCTTGATCATTACGAGATCCGATACCGTTGGCGGCGCTCAAGTTCACGTCAAAGATTTGGCTTGCTTTCTACAACAGCACGGACATGAGGTTCTCGTCATTACTGGAGAAAAAGGTCCCTTTAATGACTTTTTAAAAAGCTTTTCTATTGATTCCAATGCTTGCCAATGTTTTAAACAATCGATTAATCCATTGTTAGATTGGCAAACTCTTTTGTTTCTTGTGAAAACTATTCGTCAATTTCAACCAGACATTGTGGCAACCCACTCTAGTAAAGCAGGAATTTTGGGTAGATTGGCGGCGAAAATAACTAATATACCCTGTGTATTTACTGCTCATGGATGGGCATTTACGGATGGGATACCTGAGCCTAATCGCAGTGTTTATGAAGTTATCGAAAAATGGGTTGAGCCAATAACTGACAAGGTTATTTGTGTTTCTGAAAATGATCGTCAGATTGCCCTAAAAGCAGGAATGCCTGCTGATAAATTGGTAATGATTCACTATGGAATTGAAGATGTTCCTCATCATTTAAGATCTAGCCATCAACCAAACAATCCTGTACGTATTTTAATGGTGGCTAGATTTGATGCACAGAAGGATCATGCAACATTAATTAAGGCTTTTCAATCTATTGAAAATGCTCAGTTAGAACTGTTGGGAGGAGGACCAAAGCTAGAAGAAATCAAAACTATGGTCAGCCAAATGGATATGACAGATCGTGTCAATTTTCGAGGATTTTGTAGTAATGTGTCCGAGCTATTGCCCCAAGGTGATATTTTTACACTGATTACTAACTGGGAAGGATTTCCCTACGCTATTATCGAGGCAATGCGAGCGGAAATGCCGATCATCGCTTCTCAGGTTGGAGGGGTTGCCGAGTCAGTAATTGATGGAGTAACAGGCTACTGTGTACCTCGTGGTGATGTTGAAACCTTAAGAAATCGCCTTGAAAAATTGGTTAATGATGCTCAACTTCGGCGCGAGATGGGAATTCAAGGACGACAAAAATATGAGTCGGAGTTAACTTTAGAGCAGATGTGTACAACCACCTTGAATGTTTATCAAGACGTTATCCATAGAAGACAACTTAAGGCTAAGTAG
- a CDS encoding NAD-dependent epimerase/dehydratase family protein: MTTLITGATGLTGTLFLKRLAEIKPNAEVSCLVRETSDRSKIDHLNLKINYYIGDSKTAKTWDEIFAHSNFEIIIHIVQLNQVPILINSLKKAQQTPHLIIIGTTGIYSKYNRYSQEYKDAEKELLTYSGTYCLLRPTMIYGSPQDQNLHKLIKFCDRYQFFPVFGSGNTLLQPIHADDIAQTLVKAWQFRHIQGAYDLSGASIVNFKELLTIVSKLLAKPVYHLYFPLNIGIAMATLLESILGDKSPVRREQILRLQEDKAYSHEAAKNDLDFSPRTLEVGLQQEVELMRNQGII, from the coding sequence ATGACCACTTTAATCACTGGAGCTACAGGACTAACAGGAACGTTATTTCTCAAAAGACTAGCAGAAATCAAGCCAAATGCTGAAGTTTCTTGCTTAGTTAGAGAAACTAGCGATCGCAGTAAGATTGATCATCTTAATTTAAAGATTAATTACTATATTGGCGATAGTAAAACTGCTAAAACTTGGGATGAGATTTTTGCCCACAGTAATTTTGAGATAATTATTCATATTGTGCAACTAAATCAAGTTCCCATCCTAATTAATAGTCTCAAAAAAGCACAGCAAACTCCACATTTGATTATTATTGGCACAACAGGAATTTATTCAAAATACAATCGATATTCTCAAGAATATAAAGATGCTGAGAAAGAATTATTGACATATTCAGGAACCTATTGTCTACTTCGTCCTACGATGATTTATGGTTCTCCACAAGATCAAAATTTGCATAAACTAATTAAATTTTGCGATCGCTATCAATTCTTTCCTGTTTTTGGCTCAGGCAATACTCTTTTACAACCAATTCATGCAGATGACATTGCTCAAACTCTGGTGAAAGCATGGCAGTTCCGCCATATTCAAGGAGCTTACGATCTGTCTGGTGCGAGTATTGTTAACTTTAAAGAACTTTTAACTATAGTTAGTAAATTATTAGCTAAACCTGTTTATCATCTCTACTTCCCTTTAAATATTGGCATTGCCATGGCAACTCTTTTAGAAAGTATTTTGGGAGATAAATCGCCAGTAAGACGGGAGCAGATTTTGAGGCTTCAAGAAGATAAAGCTTACTCCCATGAGGCAGCTAAAAACGACTTGGATTTTTCGCCCCGCACCTTAGAAGTTGGATTGCAACAAGAAGTAGAGTTAATGCGTAATCAAGGAATCATTTAA